One stretch of Pseudomonas fragi DNA includes these proteins:
- a CDS encoding FecR domain-containing protein has protein sequence MSKQRLDPLSEQTIDWMVKLRAATPDAALQERFNLWLAKDPAHAQAWEQLHRRLGGSFNTLRTLEQRLPGQAGEARQLLLQPSASRRDALRAITGLGLLGGGLWLGASTPLGDSLLADLSTGRGQRQDFNLADGSRLSLNASSAVDLHFTARQRLVILRHGELVIKVAPDPERPLRVRSAEGEISALGTRFLVAQQEQATRLVVLQHSVQARLFSGLTLDLQEGQAAMLYPRSIVPMSGDQRYRADWLRARLNVLDDPLEDVVAALRPYTRGFVRVAPEVRGLRVQGVYPLDNPERAFTALAETLPIRVDHYSPWLTIIRPA, from the coding sequence GTGAGCAAACAACGTCTGGACCCCTTGAGCGAGCAGACCATCGACTGGATGGTCAAGCTGCGCGCCGCTACGCCCGATGCCGCGCTGCAAGAACGGTTCAACCTGTGGCTGGCCAAGGACCCGGCCCATGCCCAGGCCTGGGAACAATTGCACAGGCGCCTGGGCGGCTCCTTCAACACACTGCGCACGCTGGAGCAACGCCTCCCGGGCCAGGCAGGGGAAGCCCGCCAACTGCTCTTGCAACCCTCGGCATCACGCCGCGACGCACTGCGCGCAATCACCGGCCTGGGCCTGCTCGGCGGTGGTTTATGGCTGGGCGCCAGCACTCCGCTGGGTGACTCGCTGCTGGCGGACCTGTCCACCGGTCGCGGCCAGCGCCAGGACTTCAACCTGGCCGATGGCAGCCGCCTGAGCCTGAACGCCAGCAGCGCCGTTGACCTGCACTTCACTGCGCGGCAACGGCTGGTGATCCTGCGCCACGGCGAACTGGTGATCAAGGTGGCACCCGACCCCGAGCGCCCGTTACGGGTGCGCAGTGCCGAAGGTGAAATCAGTGCCCTGGGCACGCGCTTTCTGGTCGCCCAACAGGAGCAGGCAACCCGGCTGGTGGTGCTGCAGCACAGCGTCCAGGCCCGGTTGTTCAGCGGCCTGACCCTCGACCTGCAAGAAGGTCAGGCGGCCATGCTCTACCCGCGCAGCATCGTGCCCATGAGCGGCGACCAGCGCTATCGTGCCGACTGGCTGCGGGCCAGGCTCAACGTGCTGGATGACCCGCTGGAAGACGTCGTCGCGGCCCTGCGCCCCTATACCCGCGGTTTTGTCCGCGTGGCCCCCGAGGTGCGCGGTCTGCGGGTACAGGGCGTATACCCACTGGACAACCCTGAGCGCGCCTTCACGGCACTGGCCGAAACGCTGCCCATTCGTGTGGATCACTACAGCCCATGGCTCACCATCATTCGGCCCGCATAA
- a CDS encoding SDR family oxidoreductase codes for MMPTVFITGATSGFGEACARRFAAAGWSLVLTGRRAERLHALADELCAQARILPLVVDVRDRVAMEQAIEQLPAEFSTLRGLINNAGLALGTTPAPECSLDDWETMVDTNIKGLLYSTRLLLPRLIAHGAGAGIVNLGSIAGNWPYPGSHVYGASKAFVRQFSLNLRCDLQGTGVRVTNLEPGLCESEFSLVRFAGDKARYDSVYAGAQAIQPADIAETIFWILNQPAHININSLELMPVSQSWSNFAIERA; via the coding sequence ATGATGCCGACTGTTTTTATCACCGGTGCCACGTCCGGTTTTGGCGAAGCCTGTGCCCGCCGTTTTGCCGCTGCTGGCTGGTCGCTGGTGCTCACCGGGCGCCGGGCCGAGCGCCTGCATGCGCTGGCCGATGAACTGTGCGCTCAGGCCAGAATCTTGCCGCTGGTAGTGGACGTACGTGACCGCGTTGCGATGGAGCAGGCCATTGAACAACTGCCTGCAGAGTTCAGCACCCTGCGCGGGTTAATCAACAATGCCGGGCTGGCCCTGGGGACCACGCCAGCCCCCGAGTGCTCGCTGGATGACTGGGAGACCATGGTGGATACCAATATCAAGGGCCTGCTGTACAGCACGCGCTTGCTATTGCCACGGCTGATCGCCCACGGCGCCGGGGCGGGCATCGTCAACCTGGGGTCGATTGCGGGCAACTGGCCGTATCCCGGCAGCCATGTGTATGGCGCGAGCAAAGCCTTTGTCCGGCAGTTCTCATTGAACCTGCGCTGTGACCTGCAGGGCACCGGGGTACGCGTCACCAACCTTGAGCCGGGCCTGTGCGAGAGCGAGTTTTCGCTGGTGCGCTTTGCCGGGGACAAGGCCAGATACGACTCGGTCTACGCCGGCGCCCAGGCGATTCAGCCGGCGGATATTGCCGAGACAATCTTCTGGATTCTCAACCAGCCGGCGCACATCAATATCAACAGCCTTGAGTTGATGCCCGTGAGCCAGTCGTGGAGCAACTTTGCGATTGAGCGGGCTTGA
- a CDS encoding sigma-70 family RNA polymerase sigma factor: MPSLPTHKLGFFFSHHHRWLLQHIQRRLRNHADAEDTAADTFCQMLAARVDPDSIEQPRAYLSTIARRLMFDRHRRRKLETAYLDRLALLPEAVAPSPEEQLQLIEALVAIDRAIDGLPMIVKATFLYSQLDGLSYVAIAQKLGLSERTVSRYMKQALRQCYLSEASL, encoded by the coding sequence GTGCCCTCTCTCCCGACTCACAAGCTGGGCTTCTTTTTCAGCCACCATCACCGCTGGTTGCTGCAACATATTCAGCGTCGTCTGCGCAATCACGCAGATGCAGAGGACACCGCCGCCGATACCTTTTGCCAGATGCTGGCGGCACGGGTCGACCCGGACAGCATCGAGCAACCTCGTGCCTACCTGTCCACCATTGCCCGGCGCCTGATGTTCGACCGCCATCGCCGGCGCAAGCTGGAGACCGCCTACCTGGATCGTCTGGCCTTGTTGCCCGAGGCCGTAGCGCCGTCCCCCGAGGAACAACTGCAACTGATCGAGGCCCTGGTGGCCATCGACCGCGCCATCGACGGCTTGCCGATGATCGTCAAGGCCACCTTCCTCTACAGCCAGCTCGATGGCCTGAGCTATGTGGCCATCGCGCAAAAGCTGGGGCTGTCGGAACGCACCGTCAGCCGTTATATGAAACAGGCTTTGCGCCAGTGCTACCTGAGCGAGGCCAGCCTGTGA
- the tauA gene encoding taurine ABC transporter substrate-binding protein, which produces MLKPLNKWIRRAVLLPLTAVALVANAQAQTVTIGVQSMFAPWKDAIAQKQFEKATGWDIKWRNFDSGGDVMMAMASGDVQIGVAGSSPIAAAVSRGVDAQLFWILDNIADAEALVVRNGSGIVAPQDLAGKTLAVPFVSTTHFHALFALEQFGLTGKVKVINLQPSDIPAAWERGDIDAAFIWDPALGRLKQSGHVLLTSGQLTDWGKATFDGLVVDKQFAAANGPGMQAFTQVLQDSTANYVAAPKTWTAESPQVINVAKQSGAKPEEVPPVLALYQFPLASEQAGPAWLGGGAAKALAATAEFLKAQKKIPALLPDYSAAINPTFVQNTQ; this is translated from the coding sequence ATGCTCAAGCCCCTGAACAAATGGATCCGCCGCGCAGTGCTGTTGCCACTGACCGCCGTGGCCCTGGTGGCCAACGCCCAGGCCCAGACCGTCACCATCGGCGTGCAAAGCATGTTTGCACCCTGGAAGGACGCCATCGCGCAAAAGCAGTTCGAGAAAGCCACCGGCTGGGATATCAAATGGCGCAACTTCGACAGCGGCGGCGACGTGATGATGGCGATGGCCTCGGGCGATGTGCAGATCGGCGTGGCGGGCAGCAGCCCGATTGCTGCAGCGGTAAGCCGCGGGGTGGACGCGCAGTTGTTCTGGATTCTCGACAACATCGCCGACGCCGAGGCGCTGGTGGTACGCAATGGCAGCGGCATCGTCGCGCCGCAGGACCTGGCCGGCAAAACCCTCGCTGTGCCCTTTGTCTCCACCACCCACTTCCATGCGTTGTTTGCCCTTGAGCAGTTCGGCCTGACCGGCAAGGTCAAGGTGATCAACCTGCAACCCTCGGACATTCCGGCAGCCTGGGAGCGCGGGGATATCGATGCAGCGTTTATCTGGGACCCGGCCCTGGGCCGCCTCAAGCAAAGCGGCCATGTGCTGCTGACCTCGGGCCAATTGACTGATTGGGGCAAAGCCACTTTCGACGGCCTGGTGGTGGACAAGCAGTTCGCTGCCGCCAACGGCCCCGGCATGCAGGCGTTTACCCAGGTGCTGCAAGACAGCACGGCGAACTACGTCGCAGCCCCGAAAACCTGGACCGCAGAATCGCCGCAGGTCATCAACGTCGCCAAACAGTCCGGGGCCAAGCCTGAAGAAGTGCCGCCGGTACTGGCGCTGTACCAGTTCCCGCTGGCCAGCGAGCAGGCCGGTCCGGCGTGGCTGGGCGGTGGCGCGGCCAAGGCACTGGCCGCCACCGCCGAGTTTTTGAAAGCTCAAAAGAAAATCCCGGCATTGCTGCCTGACTACAGCGCGGCGATCAACCCGACGTTTGTGCAGAACACCCAATAA
- a CDS encoding taurine ABC transporter ATP-binding protein yields the protein MPLSLKIHDVSVLYPGQQKGQPVRALSGVNLDIAAGDFVVALGASGCGKTTLLNLMAGFIQPSSGVITLGDYHGQVPARIDGAELRDQVTGPGAERGVVFQKHALLPWLNVIDNVAFGLKLRGIPKAEREERALHFLQLTGLAEFRNHATYQLSGGMQQRVGIARALTNDPKMLLLDEPLGALDALTRERLQELILEIWQRTQKMMFFITHDVEEALFMATRLIIMSPRPGRITHEFAVDFGQRFLKCRDARAVKSSPDFIALREQILSIIHGDEEAA from the coding sequence ATGCCCCTCAGCCTTAAAATCCATGATGTGTCGGTGCTCTACCCCGGGCAGCAAAAGGGTCAGCCGGTACGGGCTCTGTCCGGGGTCAATCTGGACATTGCCGCCGGTGATTTTGTCGTCGCCCTCGGGGCCTCAGGCTGCGGCAAAACCACCCTGCTCAACCTGATGGCCGGCTTTATCCAGCCCAGCAGCGGAGTGATTACCTTGGGCGATTATCACGGTCAGGTACCCGCGCGGATCGACGGCGCCGAGCTGCGCGACCAGGTCACCGGCCCCGGTGCCGAACGCGGTGTGGTGTTTCAGAAGCACGCGCTGCTGCCGTGGCTCAACGTGATCGACAACGTAGCCTTCGGCCTCAAGTTGCGCGGCATTCCCAAAGCCGAACGCGAAGAACGCGCCCTGCATTTCTTGCAGTTGACCGGGCTGGCGGAGTTTCGCAATCACGCCACTTACCAACTGTCGGGCGGTATGCAGCAACGCGTCGGGATTGCCCGCGCCCTGACCAACGACCCGAAAATGCTGCTGCTCGACGAACCGCTGGGCGCGCTGGATGCCCTGACCCGCGAACGCCTGCAGGAACTGATCCTGGAGATCTGGCAGCGCACGCAAAAGATGATGTTCTTTATCACCCATGATGTCGAAGAGGCGCTGTTCATGGCCACCCGGCTGATCATCATGTCACCGCGCCCGGGGCGCATCACCCACGAATTTGCGGTGGATTTCGGCCAGCGTTTCCTCAAGTGCCGCGACGCCCGCGCGGTCAAGTCCAGCCCCGACTTTATTGCCCTGCGCGAGCAAATCCTGAGCATCATCCACGGTGACGAGGAGGCAGCATAA
- a CDS encoding TonB-dependent siderophore receptor: MLNPWPHTLSVAVALATLASPALAQDISFNLPAGPLANSLNAIASQSGRIVSLEPVLVQGKQAPAVIGLMSAEQAMDTALRGSGLQLRITGQGNFSVEPAPQTGAALQLGVTNVTERSLDATTEGSGSYTAQAVTIGKGAHTLKDTPQSVTVITRKMLDDQNLNTIEQVMEKTPGITVYDSPMGGKYFYSRGFRMSGQYQYDGVPLDIGSSYVQADSFNSDMAIYDRVEVLRGAAGMMKGAGGTAGGVNFVRKRGEATPHTQLALSAGTWDNYRGQVDTGGPLNEAGTLRGRAVVTQQTRQYFYDVAARKDQVYYGALDFDLSPDTTLGLGLAYEDVDATPCWGGLPRYADGSDLKLKRSTCLNTSWNNQRSKRTTWFADLKQQINDDWALKVAGVYSKNTQDMEYAFPSGAVPVGATSSNTLMLGSIYDYNQTDYGFDAYVDGKFDAFGQQHELIVGANASRSHKDDFYAVAALADRQNVLNPNHNLPRPDESYYLANASRGGPVDIHVKQYGAYSLARLKLADPLTFVLGSRVSWYSSTNDAISYWRGEGTPVYSEAKESGQVTPFAALLFDLNDNLTTYASYTDIFTPQGGYRTISGATLKPLIGQSYELGIKGEWFNGRLNSSFNLFRTVQKDAAQTDPLCPDGGCSLNSGKVRAQGFEAEVSGEVIERLQLLAGYTYTQTKVLEDADAAQDGLAYNSYVPRHLLRVWGDYALSGALERVTIGAGVNAQSSNYRVSPISGNDITQAGYAIWNGRIGYRIDDTWSVALNGNNLFDKRYYATVGTEGFGNFYGEPRNFVMSLKADF, encoded by the coding sequence GTGCTCAACCCGTGGCCCCACACCCTTAGCGTCGCCGTTGCCCTGGCAACCCTGGCCAGCCCTGCCCTGGCCCAGGATATAAGCTTCAACCTGCCCGCCGGCCCGCTGGCCAACAGCCTGAATGCCATTGCCAGCCAGAGCGGCCGGATTGTCTCGCTGGAGCCCGTGCTGGTGCAGGGCAAGCAAGCCCCGGCGGTGATCGGCCTGATGTCCGCGGAACAGGCGATGGACACGGCTTTGCGCGGCAGCGGCCTGCAATTGCGCATCACCGGACAAGGCAATTTCAGCGTTGAGCCGGCCCCGCAAACCGGCGCTGCGCTGCAACTGGGCGTCACCAACGTCACCGAGCGCAGCCTCGACGCCACTACCGAAGGCTCGGGTTCCTACACTGCGCAAGCCGTCACCATCGGCAAGGGTGCCCACACGCTCAAAGACACCCCGCAATCGGTCACCGTCATCACCCGAAAAATGCTCGACGACCAGAACCTCAACACCATTGAACAGGTGATGGAAAAAACCCCGGGGATCACCGTCTACGACTCGCCCATGGGCGGCAAATACTTCTACTCCCGCGGCTTTCGCATGAGCGGCCAGTACCAGTACGACGGCGTGCCACTGGACATCGGCAGCAGCTATGTACAGGCCGACAGCTTCAACAGCGATATGGCGATCTATGACCGCGTCGAAGTTCTGCGCGGCGCAGCCGGGATGATGAAAGGCGCCGGCGGCACGGCAGGCGGGGTGAATTTTGTGCGCAAGCGCGGCGAAGCCACCCCGCACACACAACTGGCGCTGTCGGCCGGCACCTGGGACAACTACCGCGGGCAAGTCGATACCGGCGGCCCGCTGAACGAAGCCGGCACCCTGCGTGGCCGGGCGGTCGTGACCCAACAAACCCGCCAGTATTTCTATGACGTTGCCGCCCGCAAGGATCAGGTCTACTACGGCGCACTGGACTTCGACCTCAGCCCCGACACCACCCTGGGGCTGGGCCTGGCCTATGAAGACGTCGACGCCACACCCTGCTGGGGCGGCCTGCCGCGCTATGCCGATGGCAGCGACCTGAAACTCAAGCGCTCCACCTGCCTGAACACCTCGTGGAACAACCAGCGCAGCAAGCGCACCACCTGGTTCGCGGACCTCAAGCAGCAAATCAATGACGACTGGGCACTGAAGGTGGCCGGGGTCTATTCAAAAAATACCCAGGACATGGAGTACGCCTTCCCCAGCGGCGCGGTACCCGTGGGCGCAACCAGCAGCAACACCCTGATGCTCGGCAGCATCTATGACTACAACCAGACCGACTACGGCTTCGATGCCTATGTAGACGGTAAATTCGACGCCTTTGGCCAGCAGCACGAACTGATCGTGGGTGCCAACGCCAGCCGCTCGCACAAGGATGACTTCTACGCCGTGGCCGCGCTGGCAGATCGTCAAAATGTGTTGAACCCCAACCACAACCTGCCGCGCCCCGATGAAAGCTACTACCTGGCCAATGCCTCACGGGGCGGCCCGGTGGACATCCACGTCAAGCAGTACGGCGCCTACTCCCTGGCCCGCTTGAAACTGGCTGATCCGCTGACCTTCGTGCTGGGCAGCCGGGTCAGCTGGTACTCATCGACCAACGACGCCATCTCCTACTGGCGCGGCGAAGGCACCCCGGTGTACTCCGAGGCCAAAGAGAGCGGGCAAGTCACGCCGTTTGCCGCCTTGTTGTTCGACCTCAACGACAACCTGACCACCTATGCCAGCTACACCGATATCTTCACCCCCCAGGGCGGCTATCGAACCATCAGCGGCGCGACCCTCAAGCCGCTGATCGGGCAAAGCTACGAGCTGGGGATCAAGGGCGAGTGGTTCAACGGTCGGCTCAACAGTTCATTCAACCTGTTCCGCACTGTCCAGAAAGACGCGGCCCAGACCGACCCGCTGTGCCCGGACGGTGGCTGCTCGCTGAACTCCGGCAAGGTTCGCGCCCAGGGTTTTGAAGCCGAGGTCAGCGGTGAAGTGATCGAGCGCCTGCAATTGCTGGCCGGTTATACCTATACCCAGACCAAGGTTCTGGAAGACGCCGATGCAGCCCAGGACGGGCTGGCCTACAACTCCTATGTGCCGCGCCATCTGCTGCGCGTATGGGGTGATTACGCCCTGAGCGGTGCTCTGGAACGGGTCACGATCGGCGCCGGGGTCAATGCACAAAGCAGCAACTACCGGGTTTCACCCATCAGCGGCAACGACATTACCCAGGCGGGTTACGCCATCTGGAACGGCCGGATTGGCTACCGAATCGACGACACCTGGTCGGTGGCCCTGAACGGCAACAACCTGTTCGACAAACGCTACTACGCCACCGTTGGCACCGAAGGGTTCGGCAACTTCTACGGTGAACCGCGCAACTTTGTGATGTCGCTCAAGGCTGATTTTTGA
- a CDS encoding aminotransferase class III-fold pyridoxal phosphate-dependent enzyme, translating into MATNLNHQWMPFTDNREFQRAPQLFVRAEGVRYWNAEGRELLDGSSGLFCSAAGHGRTEIAEAVCKQLLTLDFTPHFQRASPLSFELAERLSELLPEGLNKLFFTNSGSESVDSAMKIALAYHRARGEAQRTRFVSREWAYHGVNFGGVALSGMMRNRQAFATGGLPHVSHMRHTWQEDQRYQLGEPQQGADLASDLERIIAMHGGDSIAACFVEPIAGSIGVYVPPAGYLKRLRDICDKHGILLVFDEVITGFGRTGQAFAAQSFDVKPDLITMAKALTNGAIPMGAVAVNEMVYDTVINASKGGGPELFHGYTYSGHPVACAAALASLDIYRDEDLFAKGAQLAPYFLECLSGLQGLPQVSDLRGYGLLSGIQLTPGDAPGAKGARVQRALYDAGLHVKTTGDAIIFAPALVTGRADLDGMFAILKDTLGREVL; encoded by the coding sequence ATGGCGACGAATCTGAACCACCAATGGATGCCTTTCACCGACAACCGCGAGTTCCAGCGCGCACCGCAGTTGTTCGTCCGCGCCGAGGGCGTGCGCTACTGGAATGCTGAAGGCCGCGAGTTGCTCGATGGCAGCTCCGGGCTGTTCTGCAGCGCCGCCGGGCATGGCCGTACCGAGATCGCCGAAGCGGTGTGCAAGCAATTGCTGACCCTGGATTTCACCCCGCACTTCCAGCGCGCCTCGCCGTTGTCCTTCGAGTTGGCCGAGCGTTTGAGCGAACTGCTGCCCGAGGGGCTGAACAAGCTGTTTTTCACCAACTCCGGCTCCGAGTCGGTGGACAGCGCGATGAAGATTGCCCTGGCCTATCACCGTGCCCGCGGTGAAGCCCAGCGCACCCGATTTGTGTCCCGGGAGTGGGCCTATCATGGGGTCAATTTTGGCGGCGTGGCGCTGTCGGGAATGATGCGCAACCGCCAGGCCTTCGCCACCGGCGGCCTGCCCCACGTCAGCCATATGCGTCACACCTGGCAGGAAGACCAGCGCTACCAGTTGGGCGAACCGCAACAGGGCGCTGACCTGGCCAGCGACCTTGAACGGATCATCGCCATGCACGGCGGCGACAGCATTGCCGCCTGTTTTGTGGAGCCGATTGCCGGCTCCATCGGCGTTTATGTGCCGCCGGCGGGTTACCTCAAGCGCCTGCGTGATATCTGTGACAAACACGGGATCTTGCTGGTGTTCGATGAAGTCATCACCGGTTTTGGCCGCACCGGCCAGGCCTTTGCAGCGCAGAGCTTTGATGTGAAGCCGGACCTCATCACCATGGCCAAGGCCCTGACCAACGGGGCAATCCCGATGGGTGCGGTGGCAGTGAACGAGATGGTCTACGACACGGTGATCAATGCCAGCAAGGGCGGCGGCCCGGAGCTGTTCCACGGTTATACCTACTCCGGGCACCCGGTGGCCTGTGCGGCGGCGCTGGCTTCGCTGGATATCTACCGTGACGAGGACTTGTTCGCCAAAGGCGCGCAACTGGCGCCGTATTTTCTGGAGTGCCTGAGCGGGTTGCAAGGCTTGCCGCAGGTCAGCGACTTGCGTGGTTATGGTTTGCTCAGCGGGATTCAACTGACGCCCGGGGATGCGCCGGGGGCCAAAGGGGCACGGGTGCAAAGGGCGCTGTATGACGCCGGGCTGCATGTGAAAACCACCGGCGACGCGATCATTTTTGCCCCGGCGCTGGTGACTGGGCGGGCCGATCTGGACGGGATGTTTGCCATATTGAAAGACACCCTGGGGCGTGAGGTTTTGTAA
- a CDS encoding PLP-dependent aminotransferase family protein, with amino-acid sequence MLERYFRPFEAGRGLQEQLRESLLSAILDGAMPPSEPMPSSRKLCELLKVSRNTVVLVYEQLVQDGYLIPSDRRGYFINEKYLRQQLNVSLKPATQKIFERPDHAPDWEARLQSSSSQLRAIVKPRNWREYRYPFIYGQVEADEQTAARWRDCSRIASTGAHMRSWVDDQVMLDDPLLIEQIVQRVLPKRGISVSAQEVMITIGTQNSLYMLARLLGRPGLVMGLEEPGYVDARNIFGLSGCELKPLRIDRQGLVVNEQLADCEMVFCTPSHQSPTGVTMPLYRRLELMASARERDFLIIEDDYENEQNFLGSNHPALKSFDDSGRVIYLGSLTKSLLPGVRLGFIAADAELIHELRALRRYIYRHPPSNNQRTLALFLSMGHYDAHARRLRDRLARKWRVISRAMAEHLPQLNASGMAGGSSLWVSCPVDVDAWVLQRLVARRGVLIEPGDIHYLSEQRPLNCFRLGFGAIAEELIEPGIMALGEAWREMQAG; translated from the coding sequence ATGTTGGAGCGTTATTTTCGGCCCTTCGAAGCCGGGCGGGGTTTGCAGGAGCAACTGCGCGAGAGTTTGCTCAGCGCGATCCTCGACGGGGCCATGCCGCCCAGTGAGCCGATGCCGTCCTCGCGCAAGCTGTGCGAGCTGCTCAAGGTGTCGCGCAATACTGTGGTGCTGGTGTACGAGCAGTTGGTGCAGGACGGTTACCTGATCCCGTCGGACCGGCGCGGTTACTTTATCAACGAGAAGTACCTGCGCCAGCAGCTCAATGTCAGCCTCAAGCCCGCCACGCAAAAAATCTTCGAGCGCCCCGACCATGCACCGGACTGGGAGGCACGCCTGCAAAGCAGTTCGTCGCAGCTGCGGGCCATTGTCAAACCGCGCAACTGGCGTGAGTACCGTTACCCGTTTATCTACGGTCAGGTCGAGGCCGATGAGCAAACCGCTGCCCGCTGGCGCGACTGTTCGCGCATCGCCAGCACTGGCGCACATATGCGCAGTTGGGTTGATGATCAGGTGATGCTCGACGATCCGCTGTTGATTGAACAGATCGTGCAGCGCGTGCTGCCCAAGCGCGGCATCAGCGTATCGGCGCAGGAAGTGATGATCACCATCGGTACGCAGAACTCGCTGTATATGCTCGCCCGGCTGCTGGGCCGCCCGGGGCTGGTAATGGGGCTTGAAGAGCCGGGTTATGTGGATGCGCGCAACATCTTCGGCCTGAGCGGTTGTGAGCTCAAACCCTTGCGCATCGATCGCCAGGGGCTGGTGGTCAATGAGCAACTGGCGGACTGCGAGATGGTGTTTTGCACACCCAGCCATCAGTCGCCCACTGGCGTGACCATGCCGCTGTACCGACGCCTGGAGTTGATGGCCAGTGCCCGCGAGCGGGACTTCTTGATCATCGAAGACGACTACGAAAACGAGCAGAATTTCCTGGGCAGCAACCATCCTGCATTGAAGAGTTTTGATGACAGCGGGCGGGTGATCTATCTGGGCAGCCTGACCAAAAGCCTGCTGCCGGGTGTGCGGCTGGGGTTTATTGCCGCGGATGCCGAATTGATCCACGAGTTGCGCGCACTGCGCCGGTATATCTACCGGCATCCGCCGTCGAATAACCAGCGCACCCTGGCGCTGTTTTTATCGATGGGGCATTACGACGCCCATGCGCGGCGCTTGCGTGATCGGCTGGCGCGCAAGTGGCGGGTGATCAGTCGGGCAATGGCCGAACACCTGCCGCAGCTCAATGCCAGTGGCATGGCGGGGGGCTCGTCGCTATGGGTCAGTTGCCCGGTGGATGTGGATGCCTGGGTGTTGCAGCGGCTGGTGGCCAGGCGTGGTGTGTTGATTGAACCGGGGGATATTCATTATTTGAGCGAGCAGCGGCCGTTGAATTGCTTTCGGCTGGGCTTCGGCGCGATTGCCGAAGAGTTGATTGAACCGGGGATCATGGCGCTGGGCGAGGCATGGCGGGAGATGCAGGCAGGATGA
- a CDS encoding sulfite exporter TauE/SafE family protein codes for MNPEASWALSALCVLVAAVVRGLTGFGFAAIAVVGLAMLGSLQQAVPLVLFLEVASSVMLLRSAWREAHYPLLKRLLLAAACGVPCGIWLLTGIDSGGLTVGVYLLVGLLAIMGLARIRLPMGEGRAGAWLVGGSSGALIAAFSIGGPLVVAWLSHCGLRARVLRATLIMFFFAVDLAALAGLAAASAIPSGTGWQALLMLPALLLGLWLGQQLFVRIQAEQAARFTQWLLLVLAGVGLLGRAWP; via the coding sequence ATGAACCCTGAAGCAAGTTGGGCCCTGAGTGCGCTGTGTGTGCTGGTGGCGGCGGTGGTGCGCGGGCTCACGGGCTTCGGTTTTGCCGCGATTGCAGTGGTCGGGCTGGCGATGCTCGGGTCGTTGCAGCAGGCAGTACCCCTGGTGCTGTTTCTGGAGGTGGCGTCCAGCGTGATGCTGTTGCGCAGCGCCTGGCGCGAGGCGCATTACCCGCTGCTCAAGCGCCTGCTGCTGGCAGCCGCGTGCGGGGTGCCGTGCGGCATCTGGTTGCTGACCGGCATCGACAGCGGCGGGCTGACGGTGGGGGTGTACCTGCTGGTGGGCTTGCTGGCAATTATGGGGTTGGCGCGGATTCGCCTGCCGATGGGCGAGGGCCGCGCCGGTGCCTGGCTGGTGGGCGGCAGCAGCGGGGCGTTGATCGCCGCGTTCAGTATTGGCGGGCCGCTGGTGGTGGCATGGCTCAGCCATTGCGGGCTGCGGGCCCGGGTGCTGCGGGCGACGCTGATCATGTTCTTTTTTGCGGTCGATCTTGCGGCGCTGGCCGGGCTGGCGGCGGCCTCGGCCATCCCCTCCGGCACCGGCTGGCAAGCCTTGCTGATGCTGCCTGCATTGTTGCTGGGCTTGTGGCTTGGGCAACAATTGTTCGTGCGTATTCAGGCCGAACAGGCCGCCCGTTTTACCCAATGGCTATTACTGGTGCTGGCAGGCGTTGGCCTGTTGGGCCGGGCGTGGCCCTGA